The following DNA comes from Paenibacillus crassostreae.
AGATCAGCATGCTGTTCTAACCAAGGGATTAACGATTCAAGATGTATTACGAAGTGCGTTTCAATACTTGTTCGATCTTGAGCAAGAGATGAACGATATGTATGGCCGAATGGGCGATGTTACTCCAGAAGAATTGGAGAAGTTGCTTGAAGAGGTAGGAACAATTCAGGATACGCTAACAAGTCAAGATTTTTACTTGATCGATGCGAAGGTACAAGAGACGGCTCGCGGATTAGGTATTACAGATATTGGACTTGATCGTGACGTAAATGATCTAAGCGGTGGGCAACGCACGAAAATTTTACTTGCGAAGCTATTGCTAGAGAAACCTGACATTCTACTCCTCGATGAGCCTACGAACTATCTAGATGAGCAACATATTGAATGGTTGAAACGCTATCTTCAAGAATATGAGAATGCATTTATTCTAATCTCGCATGATATGCCATTCCTGAACAGCGTTATCAACCTTATCTATCATATGGAGAATCAAAAGTTGACCCGTTATGTTGGTGATTACGATCAATTCCAACAGGTCTACGAGATGAGAAAACAGCAGCTTGAATCTGCCTATAATCGTCAACAACAAGAGATATCGGAGCTGAAAGACTTCGTGGCCCGTAATAAAGCCAGTGTAGCTACGCGTAACATGGCGATGTCTAGACAGAAGAAGCTAGATAAGATGGATGTTATTGAGCTTTCGAAAGATAAACCGAAACCACAGTTCAACTTCAAGGAAGGGAAAACCGCTGGAAAGGTTATTTTTGAAGCTAAGGGCCTAGTGATCGGTTATGATAGTCCTTTGTCACGACCATTGGATTTGCAGATGGAAAGAGGACAGAAAGTGGCGCTTGTTGGTGCGAATGGGATTGGGAAGACCACGCTGTTACGTAGTATTTTAGGTGAGATTCCTGCATTAACTGGATCGATTGAGCTTGGATACAACCAAGAGATTGGTTATTTCGAACAAGAGATGAAGGAAGGCAACTATAATACATGTATTGAAGAGATTTGGGAGACCTTCCCTTCATTATCACAATACGAAGTACGTGCTGCACTTGCGAAATGTGGGCTAACCACGAAACATATTGAGAGTAAGATCGCTGTTCTGAGCGGTGGAGAAAAAGCAAAAGTGCGACTATGTAAGCTGATTAATCGCGAGTCAAATATACTCGTATTAGATGAGCCTACGAACCACTTGGACGTAGATGCGAAAGAAGAACTCAAGCGTGCTTTGAAAGCATACAAAGGAAGTATTATTCTTATTTCTCACGAACCTGAGTTCTATCAGGATATCGCAACAGACATCTGGAATTGCGAGTCTTGGACAACGAAAGTAATTTAACAAATGAGCCTATGGAGTGCTAACAATAATGTTAGTATTTCATAGGTTTTTTTGTGTGATAAAGATGTAATTACCAATAGGTCAAGTCATTATATTAAACGATCTATTAATAAAATTTTAATTAATAATAAATATTATGAAATATTAGAAGAATTAAACAATAATGTGCACTTATGTGTTATTCTATTTATATTAAAATAAATTTTACTATAGGAGGAAAATATTATGGAAAATATAGAAAAAAAGGTGTTTGAATTAATTGTTGATAGGCTTGAATTAAAGGATGTTCGGTTCGAAGATATAGATTACGATGATCCCATCTTTGCTTCATTTGATGAAGAAGGAAGAGGGATGCAACTAGATTCAGTGGATGCATTAGAAATTGTCGTTGGATTGAATGAAGAATTTGGTATTAAGGTTAGTGATGAAAACATGGCTGTATTTCGGAGCATTAGGACTATCGCTGAATTTATTCGTGAACAGCAGATTACGGTTGAATGAATTAAGTCTGAGATAGGGGTACAAGCGATGAAAAAAAGGGTCGTAATTACAGGTGTTGAAGTACTGAGCGCAAACTCCACAACTTATGATGATTTTGTTGAAGTATTAAGAACCGGAGAATCCGGTATTAAAGATTGCTCGATATTTGATACGATAAAGTTACGCACCAATAAAGTTGGCGAAATCCCTTTGGAATTTGATAGATTTGATGCTTCAAATGAAAAAGAACGGTTAGACAACATACTTGATAACACAATAAACAAATTATTTAATCAGACAGGAATTAATGCTGGCTATCTTCATCAAAAAGGATCAAGGGCCATACTTAGTTTTGCTACTTCCTTAGCCGGAAATGAAAAAATCATGGCATTCAGTGAAGGGAAAAGGGATTATCCCTACTTAGCTAAAATTCCGCAATTTCTAACTCATTTAAAAAAGAAGATTGGGATTATCGGTGAAAGCTATGTAACGATGACAGCTTGTGCATCAGGAACTGCAGCAGCAGGTATTGCCTATGATTGTATATTAAATGATAGTGCGGATATTGCAGTAGTAGGAGGTGCAGATCCACTAACATTATTTGCATGTGTAGGTTTTCATTCGTTGAAATCTCTTAGTAGTGATATATGTAAGCCATTCGATGAACGCAGAAATGGAATCAATATTGGTGAAGCTTCAGTTTTTTTCATCTTTGAAGAATATGAACATGCTATGAAAAGAAATGCGAAAATTTATGCAGAGGTTACCGGATACGGTATTGGAAATGATGCCTATCATATGACTACTCCGGATATTTCTGGTTTAGGTGCAAGTCGTACGATGTCCAAGGCACTCGATGCGGTAAAAAAAGTTGATTACATCAATGCACATGGAACGGCAACTATGATTAATGATGATATGGAACTTAAGGGAATAGAAGATGCATTTAAAGAGCTGGATCAGAAAGATCAGGTATTCATTTCATCGACAAAATCTATTTTTGGCCATTGTCTAGCAGCTGCTGGATCAGTGGAATTGGCTGTAGCCATTGCAGTATTAAATGAAGGTTTTATTCCCGCTTCAAGACGGTTTGAATCAAGAATGGTTACAAATGAAAAGTTTACTCTAGTAGAAGGAGATTCATTTGAATTTGAAGTGGGATATGTACTATCAAATTCATTCGCATTCGGTGGGAACACCGCCAGTATTCTATTGAGGAGGATGAGTCATTGAAAAACGTGGCGATCATCGGTTCAGGATTTGCTGGTATGACAGCTGCGGTGTTACTAGCTCAAAAAGGCTACAGAACTACGGTATTTGAGCGGCATTACAGATTGGGCGGATATGGACATAGCTTTCGTAGAAAAGGATTTGAATTTCATACTTCGATATATAAAATCCCCTCTCAATGGAATGGCTTAATGGAAGTAATGGATATCACTTTTGGCAATGATGAAAAAATGTTTTCGACATCGCAGTATATCTTTGAAGATTCTGGTGCAATCATATCTGGTGGAAATCCAGAACACCAACTTATTGAGAAGTTTCCTGAATCGTCTCAAATGCTTACTGATTTCTTCACAAAAATGAAGGATGTCGGAGAGTTATTCGAGAAAATTTTCGAATCTGGGTATAGCATCAAAAATTTAAAAGTTTCAGAAGCACAAACATATATTGAGTTTTCAAAAATGACAATTAGTGAACTATTGGACAAATATTTTGGAGATCAAACAAGGCTAAAAGATATGATCATGGCAACATTGGATTTCACAGGCGATAACATTGCCTTAGTCATCCCCGTTAGTCTAAAAGCCGTTAAACCCGATGTGGTAGATCAATTGCCTATTGGTGGAGCTCCAAGAATGATAGGCAGATTGAAAGAGCGTTTGATTCAGTATGGTGGGAAAGTCCGTTTGCGGGAAGAGGTAACCAAGCTAGAAATTGACGATTCAGGTGTCTGCATTAGATTTGAAACAAACAAAGATAATTACGAAAACTTTGATGAAATCATCGTCGCTTCAGATATTAATTTCTTTTATGATAAGTTGTTGAATTCTAATATTACTCATGATTTCAAAAAACAAGATTATGCGATATCCGAATCGAGTTTCTCCGTTTGGTTAGGACTTAATTGTTCTTATGAGGACCTATGTTTGCCATCAGAAACCGTATATTATTCACTAGCAAACAAGACTTGGGATCTTCTTTCAGTTCAAGAACCGCTAGTTCCAACCTCGGGATTTCTTTTTATAAGTGGTTTATTTAGTAAAGATCCTTTAAGTACACCCAAAGGAAAATCACAAGTGTGTATTGGATTGCCATGTAGCATGCAGTATTTTCAACAGTGCAAAGAATTGGGACTATATGAAGAAGTGAAGGCAGAGCTTGGAGCCAAATTGATTGACATCGTATCTGAATTAATTCCGAACATACGGGATTATATTTATATCCAAGAAATTGCATCGCCACTAACCTACTATTCCTATACCTTAAATACGAACGGTGCAACAATCGGATATCAAAAGAATAAAAATTTCGTATTAAGTTCGAAACGTCATAAAAATATCAATAAAAGTTTACGAAATATTACTTTTGGAAGCCAATGGACGTCACTTCATGCTGGCGTAATGGGAGCAATGGAGGAAGGAATTAAGGCAACTAATATTGTTTTGAAAAGATATGGTCATCTTCCTTATGACTATATGGAAAAATTACATTAGGATGTGAATAGGTTTGATAGTTAAATGCAATCCGATTACAGCGTACCTAATTGATCAATGGAAACAAAATGCCTTTTCAACTGAACCGAATATTACAACAATAACAACTACGAAAGATAAGCCTATTCCTCTTTTTTATGCAAATGATTGCAATGGTTATTTGGGATATTATCTAACTCAAGCCAATTTGCACCACCAATTCTCCAAAGAAAAAGTAAACATACTTCACATCGAAATAAATGATGAAAGCTTACAGTTCCCGATTCATACATATGATATTTTTTTTAAACATTTGATGCAACGATATCCTACAGAATCTGATGGTCTTACCATCCTTCAAGGGATTATTCAGCAGGTAGGACAAGAATGGTTTGAGTTTATCATCGAGGGTTTAGATTGGAAGAAATTCATGACATTACGTCACACGATTAAATATGCTGAATTGAACTTCATGGAGGTAGTTGAACAGCATATATCCAATGAAGAACTCCGTGAATTGTTTGTGTTATTACAACCGTATAGAGGCGATGTTGGATTCAATACGATGGCAGGATATTTGTATAAACAGCTCTTCGATATGCATAAAATGCCGGAATTCTGGATGTCAGCTCATCACTATAGGGGAGAGTATGAAACTGAGACCTTGGAAGAAGTAGAGATCTGTACATTTGTCGATGATGATAATGCGCAATATAAGGATCTATCATATACAAATTACAGTATTGTGTTTCACTCCTCTGATCTAAAGTTGAGTTCTGTTTTATTTACTAAAGTTAACATGGATGAATTTGCGCTTAACTTGTTCTTGTGGCCCTACGATTTCGTTGAAGTGGATTCTCCTCAAATATTCAAATTGGATGTATCCATTCCAGAGGATTTTACTGAGTTTGAGGAACTTCATGAAAAACTAGTAGACAAGCTGCAAAATATTGCGCCAGATTTCGAGATGCATAATATATATACACCAGAAGATTATCAGAATGGATATGGATTTAATCAAGGAACGGGTACACGTTGGGCACTTTCAGCGAAACAGGCTATGAAATTATCTACTAAACTAATGAGTAAGTCACTCTACAATCACTGGGGATATGCATGGTTTACTTCAGTTCCTATTTTTATTAATCATTGGAATGAAAAGGCGACACAATATGAATAGCTATTCATACTATTTCTATCCTCGTTTCTCAGACTCTGATGCATATAACATATTTCATCATGCTGCATACTACTACTGGTTTGAAGAAGCCAGATTTCAATTTTCTAGAGAAGTATTACAGTTCGATGAAGATATTATTTCTGGAAAGGATATTAAATTTCCGGTAATAGAAAGTTATTGTAAATATAAAAAAGCTATTCCGTTCAATACCATTCAACTTGAGATCCGTTTAGATTTTTCAATTACTAAGAGCAATAAAATTGTGTTCGAATATCGCGTTCTTAATGGAAAGACCCTGTGTGCTAGCGGAAAAACTGTACATGTCTTTTTATATCAGAATAAGTTGAAGTATGAAATTCCAGCTTGGTTTCTGGAGGGGATCGATATTGAGTAATATATACTTTTCGAAAAAAGTAGGGTATGTACTTAGGGAACCAGACGATATTTACTTTCATGCGATGTTCACTCTGTTGGAATATACAGGTTTACGAAATAATTCAATCATAGAAATTATGTATAATACCCGTGGTTACTTGATTTATGATTTGTTTGAAAAGAGATCTGAACTAAGAAAGATAGATTCACATAAATTACTTTCATATGGATTAGGTCTCTACTACGAACAGTTCTGTTTCAGAAATGTTGACCATTTCAAACATTACTTGCTACGTAATATGAAAATGAGACTATCTGTACCTCTAGTTAAAATAAATATGAGTGTACTTGGCTTACAAGATCATTCTTGTGAACATGTCTATGTGTTCTGTGTAGGTTACAACGAAACAAACGATGAGTTAATCATTATTCATCCCATAACAAATGAATATCATGCAATCCTCGCTACAGATAATTCCGAGACAGAATACGAGTTTATCCTTCTTAACTTCCCTGATATGTCAAAACCTAAGATGATCCATAATTACAACATTCGAATATTACATTATTATTATACGATTCTTAATCGAACAAAAGAGCAGTCAAGATGGTTGATAGGAAATGAAGCGATTCAACATATGACAAGCATCCTCATGACGACAGATTCTAATTTAAAGGTCCAATTGGATATGATGAATCATTTAGAAATGGAGGCTAATAAATAAATGGATCGTTCATTGCACCCTTCATGTTTAATAGCTACTTTCTCTAATACGATGAGGATACAAAATAAATTTAGCATCCATGATGATCTATTATTTGGTTTATCGAGAAGTTTTGATTTCCAATATGATATGACCAAACTACCTCTATCAGGAGAGACTCATACGTTTTGGGGTACCAATCTTGATGCATATATCAAATTAGCGACGGCCTTGAAATTTAAGTATATTGTTGTGTCCGTGGATGAAAATAACTTTATGGACGAACTTAAACTCAGGTTGGCTACCCATGGCAGTGTTGTTGTTGAAGTATCAATTAAAGAGTACTTGGATATCATCTTTCAAACTGATCTTAACGAATTTTTTGATGTAGTCATGGAAAGTAACACGAATCACACCATAAATGTGACCCGTATAGACGACGAAGTTCATTTTTTAGATAATTACAGCCTAAATCCTTTAACAATGGATATCGATCAGTTCATGAAATCTGTATTCCCAAAAGATGAGGCAATCATTCCATCGAGAGGAAGAATTCATTGTTTTGATGTTACTTCGATTGATCAAGAGGTAGGAAAGACGAAGTTACTAGAATGTATTCGAAGCAATATGCAAACATTCTTATATTCCACAAATACCTATACAGGAATGAGGGCTCTTCGTAGATTCCATAAAGAGATTGAGTTGATGTTTAAAGAAGATGATATCGACAAGAGAAAACGGAATATCTATATGTTCCAACTATCATGTTCGAAAGCAGGAAGCGGGAGTTTTTATCGCATAAATTATTTAAGGTTTCTAAAAAAGATAAGAACTTCTTTTTCCAATTCTGAGGAACTAGATAAGGTACAAAATATTTACAGTGAACTACACCACATGTGGAAAAAATTCAATGTTCTTATTAAAGGCTTGTTAGAAGAGCAAAACATAAATAACGAATTATACTATCAAGACATCGAAAATCATCTGGAATCTATTATTCAATCGGAGAAATTAGGATCAGAATTATTACTCGAGTTTTCATTAAGAAATATGGAGTTATTACAATTTTCAAATGAAGAGAGTGATCTTTCTTGGGAGTTCACTAATGTAAATTGTGCGTTGTATTTTGAAAAAATGAATTTGGATTATCAATTTAAATTCACAAATGTGTTATCAGACGTTAAGAATGATTATGTTCATTACAAGAACAAAGCCGAGGTCTTTATGGTCGATTATGAGCTAGAAAAACTCGTACCCTACGATGATGACTATGATTCAAATCATGACAATCAACAGACTTATCATTATTTTATTGTACATGCATTGGAGGCTGGATAGTTGATGATATTGAATCATGTCATAGACAATCACTCCATTGGCGTCAATTGTTGTACACGGTCAATAACAACCGTACTAAAGAGTAATAACATAGAAATTTCAGAGACAGATGTATTTGGAATGTCATCAG
Coding sequences within:
- a CDS encoding beta-ketoacyl-[acyl-carrier-protein] synthase family protein yields the protein MKKRVVITGVEVLSANSTTYDDFVEVLRTGESGIKDCSIFDTIKLRTNKVGEIPLEFDRFDASNEKERLDNILDNTINKLFNQTGINAGYLHQKGSRAILSFATSLAGNEKIMAFSEGKRDYPYLAKIPQFLTHLKKKIGIIGESYVTMTACASGTAAAGIAYDCILNDSADIAVVGGADPLTLFACVGFHSLKSLSSDICKPFDERRNGINIGEASVFFIFEEYEHAMKRNAKIYAEVTGYGIGNDAYHMTTPDISGLGASRTMSKALDAVKKVDYINAHGTATMINDDMELKGIEDAFKELDQKDQVFISSTKSIFGHCLAAAGSVELAVAIAVLNEGFIPASRRFESRMVTNEKFTLVEGDSFEFEVGYVLSNSFAFGGNTASILLRRMSH
- a CDS encoding ABC-F family ATP-binding cassette domain-containing protein — translated: MSILNVEGLSHGFGDRAIFKDVSFRLLKGEHIGLIGANGEGKSTFMNIVTDKLQPDEGKVEWSKRVRVGYLDQHAVLTKGLTIQDVLRSAFQYLFDLEQEMNDMYGRMGDVTPEELEKLLEEVGTIQDTLTSQDFYLIDAKVQETARGLGITDIGLDRDVNDLSGGQRTKILLAKLLLEKPDILLLDEPTNYLDEQHIEWLKRYLQEYENAFILISHDMPFLNSVINLIYHMENQKLTRYVGDYDQFQQVYEMRKQQLESAYNRQQQEISELKDFVARNKASVATRNMAMSRQKKLDKMDVIELSKDKPKPQFNFKEGKTAGKVIFEAKGLVIGYDSPLSRPLDLQMERGQKVALVGANGIGKTTLLRSILGEIPALTGSIELGYNQEIGYFEQEMKEGNYNTCIEEIWETFPSLSQYEVRAALAKCGLTTKHIESKIAVLSGGEKAKVRLCKLINRESNILVLDEPTNHLDVDAKEELKRALKAYKGSIILISHEPEFYQDIATDIWNCESWTTKVI
- a CDS encoding phytoene desaturase family protein, with the translated sequence MAIIGSGFAGMTAAVLLAQKGYRTTVFERHYRLGGYGHSFRRKGFEFHTSIYKIPSQWNGLMEVMDITFGNDEKMFSTSQYIFEDSGAIISGGNPEHQLIEKFPESSQMLTDFFTKMKDVGELFEKIFESGYSIKNLKVSEAQTYIEFSKMTISELLDKYFGDQTRLKDMIMATLDFTGDNIALVIPVSLKAVKPDVVDQLPIGGAPRMIGRLKERLIQYGGKVRLREEVTKLEIDDSGVCIRFETNKDNYENFDEIIVASDINFFYDKLLNSNITHDFKKQDYAISESSFSVWLGLNCSYEDLCLPSETVYYSLANKTWDLLSVQEPLVPTSGFLFISGLFSKDPLSTPKGKSQVCIGLPCSMQYFQQCKELGLYEEVKAELGAKLIDIVSELIPNIRDYIYIQEIASPLTYYSYTLNTNGATIGYQKNKNFVLSSKRHKNINKSLRNITFGSQWTSLHAGVMGAMEEGIKATNIVLKRYGHLPYDYMEKLH
- a CDS encoding phosphopantetheine-binding protein gives rise to the protein MENIEKKVFELIVDRLELKDVRFEDIDYDDPIFASFDEEGRGMQLDSVDALEIVVGLNEEFGIKVSDENMAVFRSIRTIAEFIREQQITVE
- a CDS encoding DUF4872 domain-containing protein, whose protein sequence is MDRSLHPSCLIATFSNTMRIQNKFSIHDDLLFGLSRSFDFQYDMTKLPLSGETHTFWGTNLDAYIKLATALKFKYIVVSVDENNFMDELKLRLATHGSVVVEVSIKEYLDIIFQTDLNEFFDVVMESNTNHTINVTRIDDEVHFLDNYSLNPLTMDIDQFMKSVFPKDEAIIPSRGRIHCFDVTSIDQEVGKTKLLECIRSNMQTFLYSTNTYTGMRALRRFHKEIELMFKEDDIDKRKRNIYMFQLSCSKAGSGSFYRINYLRFLKKIRTSFSNSEELDKVQNIYSELHHMWKKFNVLIKGLLEEQNINNELYYQDIENHLESIIQSEKLGSELLLEFSLRNMELLQFSNEESDLSWEFTNVNCALYFEKMNLDYQFKFTNVLSDVKNDYVHYKNKAEVFMVDYELEKLVPYDDDYDSNHDNQQTYHYFIVHALEAG
- a CDS encoding acyl-CoA thioesterase, with product MNSYSYYFYPRFSDSDAYNIFHHAAYYYWFEEARFQFSREVLQFDEDIISGKDIKFPVIESYCKYKKAIPFNTIQLEIRLDFSITKSNKIVFEYRVLNGKTLCASGKTVHVFLYQNKLKYEIPAWFLEGIDIE